A window of the Plasmodium vivax chromosome 12, whole genome shotgun sequence genome harbors these coding sequences:
- a CDS encoding hypothetical protein (encoded by transcript PVX_117725A) — MVDNMICFTFAPISTVTYKLYGISNNIFPQVYLVIYSIFSIPLSFLLSECSLRSNVVCSSLLQFMGCLLRYIYWENLTVVMFGQFLSSIGQIIFVNAPPEVSLVWFPEKERIISTSVSIISNVLGTAIIYLYVPLVVINEKDIQVLLSHICLASFIGCVMVTLCFENKPPPPVGSSVLSNAESLCDMEFHPNFCLIEEDQNFDTCYLCMDSPVEETSENKITKCLKELRRFLVDLKDEIENILTKEEIIKILIIFCYSECLISSFSADMSIVLREKMISKNYFSLAGSLFICNTILGSALVCLNANSAHFKLLILMCICMIMSVCALLYLTGHPILIILTLSLIGFWSGPLQPICVEMASIRIYPINSNLCTSLLQVISFSVSAIFISFFSYISTYVTTPLVVFSLSFLMLLIGLKLKPISSKESKRREPATTNNISFSYRSGLINRNTLIRTHKLADLSVDLFNDLFHEQERHERDEPLFGAAPADALLERGSSSDSESITQEGPTELENIPTCVMREMREHPGGEDHHKIELNRKLNLDNLKKDLFFYNQKVESPKGGSKSFSRNYCDECSAHFDEEKMHFPRYNTC; from the coding sequence TTACCTGGTTATATATTCTATATTTTCAATCCCGCTGTCCTTCTTGTTAAGTGAATGTTCGTTACGAAGCAATGTGGTGTGCAGTTCGCTACTGCAATTCATGGGGTGTTTGTTAAGGTACATATACTGGGAGAACTTAACGGTTGTTATGTTTGGTCAATTTCTATCATCAATTggtcaaataatttttgtgaatGCTCCTCCGGAAGTTTCCCTGGTATGGTTTCCAGAGAAGGAACGAATCATATCCACCAGTGTATCTATTATTTCGAATGTGTTAGGCACAGCAATCATTTATTTGTACGTCCCCTTGGTGGTAATAAATGAGAAAGACATACAAGTGCTACTGAGCCACATTTGTTTGGCTAGCTTTATCGGCTGTGTGATGGTAACATTGTGCTTTGAAAATAAACCCCCTCCCCCGGTTGGTAGTTCTGTGCTATCCAACGCAGAATCGTTATGCGACATGGAATTTCATCCAAATTTTTGCTTGATTGAAGAAGATCAAAATTTCGATACGTGCTACTTATGTATGGACAGTCCAGTAGAAGAGACtagcgaaaataaaatcaccAAATGTTTGAAAGAGTTGAGACGATTTTTAGTGGACCTGAAGGatgaaattgaaaatatattaacaaaggaggaaattataaaaatattaataatattttgctACTCAGAATGTTTAATTAGTAGTTTTTCGGCAGATATGTCTATCGTtttgagagaaaaaatgataagcaAAAATTACTTCTCCTTAGCTGggtcattatttatatgcaacACAATATTGGGAAGTGCCCTAGTCTGTTTGAATGCCAATAGTGCCCATTTTAAGCTCCTAATCcttatgtgcatatgcatgATTATGTCCGTTTGTGCGTTACTATATCTGACTGGACATCCCATTTTGATCATTCTCACTTTAAGTTTAATCGGCTTTTGGTCTGGTCCCTTACAGCCAATATGTGTTGAAATGGCATCCATAAGAATTTATCCCATCAATTCCAATTTGTGTACTTCTCTCCTTCAAgtaatttccttttccgttAGTGCAATTttcatatcatttttttcgtacatATCTACCTATGTCACTACTCCCCTCGTGGTCTTTTCCCTCTCCTTCCTCATGCTGCTAATCGGTCTGAAGTTAAAACCGATTAGTAGTAAGGAGAGTAAGAGGAGGGAGCCCGCTACCACGAATAATATTTCCTTCTCATATAGAAGTGGACTCATAAATAGGAACACATTAATCCGGACGCACAAGCTTGCCGACTTATCTGTGGACCTATTTAATGACCTTTTCCATGAGCAGGAGCGCCATGAGCGCGATGAGCCCTTGTTTGGGGCAGCCCCTGCAGATGCTCTCCTcgaaaggggaagcagcagCGATTCGGAGAGCATAACCCAGGAGGGACCTACGGAGTTAGAAAATATCCCCACCTGTGTAATGCGCGAAATGAGGGAACAtccagggggagaagaccACCACAAAATCGAACTGAACAGGAAACTCAATTTGGATAACCTAAAAAAGgatcttttcttttataacCAAAAAGTCGAATCGCCTAAGGGGGGGTCTAAATCGTTTTCCAGAAATTACTGCGATGAGTGTAGTGCCCATTTTGACGAGGAGAAAATGCACTTCCCAAGGTACAACACctgctag